The Spiroplasma citri genomic sequence ATTGATTTAGAATTAAAAGCAAAAGATCCTAACGCAAAAGAATATACTTACGGCACAAATTGAAAAGAAAATCGTGATAAAATTTTAACCGCTAGTAAAACAACAAAAAAAGCCGATGACAAAACAACTAAGAAAGGGACAGGAAAAAAATAATGGAAAGAAATAGTCGTAAAGTCTTACAAGGACGTGTTATTTCAGATAAATCTGAAAAAACAATTACTGTTTTAGTCGAAACATATAAAAATCACCCCTTATATAAAAAACGTGTAAAGTATTCAAAAAAATATTTAGCACACGATGAACAAAATCAAGCCCATATTGGAGATAAAGTAAGCATTATGGAAACGCGTCCTTTATCAAAAACTAAACACTTTCGTTTAATTGAAGTTATTGAAAAAGCAATTGGTTAGTAAGAAGAGGATAATAAAAAAATGATCCAACAAGAATCAAGATTAAAAGTTGCTGATAACTCTGGGGCAAAAGAAGTGTTAGTAATTAAAAATTTGGGTGGTTCATGACGAAAGTTTACTAATATTGGGGATATTGTTGTATGTACAATTAAAAAAGTAACCCCTGGTGGAATTGTTAAAAAAGGACAAGTTGTTAAAGCGATTATCGTGCGTACTAAACGTGG encodes the following:
- the rpsQ gene encoding 30S ribosomal protein S17, with amino-acid sequence MMERNSRKVLQGRVISDKSEKTITVLVETYKNHPLYKKRVKYSKKYLAHDEQNQAHIGDKVSIMETRPLSKTKHFRLIEVIEKAIG
- the rplN gene encoding 50S ribosomal protein L14: MIQQESRLKVADNSGAKEVLVIKNLGGSWRKFTNIGDIVVCTIKKVTPGGIVKKGQVVKAIIVRTKRGLKRSDGTQIQFSENAVVLIKDDKNPRGTRIFGPIAREVKDAGFVKIASLAPEVL